The following coding sequences are from one Sulfitobacter faviae window:
- a CDS encoding IS30 family transposase: protein MAHTELDLRERRIIEDMLRAKFSINKIAAELGRHRSTVYRDIKRNFYIDGEMPNLSGYYCVIAQRKAEARRARRRKLIRLPKLRKAVITQLKEGWSPEQIAGRLTFEGHAIRVSHETIYAHVYSAEGQSEELARYLPSRRKKRRSRYARRPRDQVFPLDRSIHERPEHVKTREAFGDWEGDLMIFERANGKMNVASLVERKTRFAVLFRNNDRSSTHFMRKLMDVMEPLPQPARKSITFDRGFEFREWRKLKSGIGTDSWFCDPQAPWQKGSVENLNKRARRYLPRDTQLAALSNRNMKAICDRLNGTPRKCLGWRTPTEAFREELRKLR from the coding sequence ATGGCACATACAGAGCTGGATTTGCGTGAAAGACGCATCATCGAGGACATGCTCAGAGCAAAATTCTCGATCAACAAAATAGCCGCTGAGCTTGGGAGACACCGCTCAACAGTCTATCGCGACATAAAGCGGAATTTTTACATTGATGGCGAAATGCCAAATCTCAGTGGCTACTATTGTGTGATTGCACAGCGGAAGGCAGAAGCTCGACGTGCGCGGCGGCGGAAATTGATCCGTCTCCCTAAGCTTCGGAAGGCTGTTATCACTCAGTTGAAAGAAGGCTGGTCGCCCGAGCAGATTGCCGGTCGGCTTACATTCGAAGGACATGCCATTCGCGTCAGCCATGAGACGATCTACGCCCATGTTTACAGCGCTGAGGGACAATCCGAAGAATTAGCCAGATACCTTCCAAGTCGTCGCAAGAAACGACGGTCCCGGTATGCCAGACGCCCCCGAGACCAGGTATTCCCGCTGGATCGGTCCATTCACGAGCGCCCTGAACATGTGAAGACACGCGAGGCGTTCGGTGACTGGGAAGGCGATCTGATGATCTTTGAACGTGCCAATGGCAAGATGAACGTGGCTTCGCTCGTCGAACGCAAGACCAGGTTCGCCGTCCTGTTTCGCAACAACGACCGCAGTTCGACCCACTTCATGCGCAAGCTGATGGATGTGATGGAACCCCTACCCCAGCCGGCCCGCAAATCGATCACCTTTGACCGTGGTTTCGAATTCCGGGAGTGGAGAAAGCTCAAGTCGGGCATCGGCACTGACAGCTGGTTTTGTGACCCACAAGCACCCTGGCAAAAAGGCTCGGTCGAGAACCTCAACAAACGCGCACGGCGATATCTTCCCCGTGACACCCAGCTCGCGGCGCTCTCAAATCGCAATATGAAGGCGATTTGTGACCGCCTCAACGGCACGCCAAGAAAGTGCCTTGGTTGGCGCACACCGACGGAAGCGTTCAGGGAAGAGTTGAGGAAACTGAGATAG
- a CDS encoding winged helix-turn-helix transcriptional regulator produces the protein MESLKMKQKTPPACPMDSILRLLMGPWTTYILWVLSDGGPQRFGALKRAVPGISTRMLTERLRMLQAAGVIWRDQTQTIPPAVTYGMTERGDDLRQVLEALGEIAQRWQAEGAFEKIEVAAK, from the coding sequence TTGGAGAGCCTCAAGATGAAACAGAAAACACCGCCCGCGTGTCCCATGGACTCCATTCTGCGCCTGCTGATGGGGCCGTGGACAACCTATATTCTCTGGGTTCTAAGCGACGGAGGGCCGCAACGTTTCGGGGCACTGAAACGGGCAGTGCCGGGAATTTCGACCCGTATGCTGACGGAACGGTTGCGAATGCTTCAGGCGGCCGGGGTAATCTGGCGCGACCAGACGCAAACGATCCCGCCCGCTGTCACCTATGGTATGACAGAACGCGGCGACGATCTGCGCCAGGTACTCGAAGCCTTGGGCGAAATCGCGCAGCGTTGGCAGGCCGAAGGTGCGTTTGAAAAGATCGAAGTGGCAGCAAAATGA
- a CDS encoding DODA-type extradiol aromatic ring-opening family dioxygenase encodes MDWDPPETWDRHRAFLARVPDTLPETPKALLVISGHWEEPQFTVQKNKAPPLLFDYNGFPPHTYELTWPAPGDPALSDRVKALLEGAGFPCSVDEARGYDHGVFIPLKVVFPQADIPCVQLSLRSDLDPAAHIAVGRALAPLRDEGVLIIGSGNTYHNMQKMMQAMRGGAAGAVNGQEFDRWLSDAVTRPDPAERDRMLAQWDAAPGAREANPREEHLLPLHVVAGAALADKGVKTLEDHVLGAVESAFTFG; translated from the coding sequence ATGGACTGGGATCCGCCGGAAACCTGGGATCGGCACCGCGCGTTTCTGGCGCGTGTACCGGATACATTGCCAGAAACCCCCAAGGCGTTGCTGGTGATTTCCGGCCATTGGGAAGAGCCACAATTCACTGTGCAAAAGAACAAAGCCCCGCCGCTCCTGTTCGATTACAATGGGTTTCCTCCGCATACGTATGAACTGACTTGGCCCGCGCCCGGCGATCCTGCGCTGTCGGACAGGGTAAAGGCGCTGCTCGAAGGGGCCGGGTTCCCCTGCTCCGTCGATGAGGCGCGCGGGTATGATCACGGCGTGTTCATTCCGCTGAAGGTGGTCTTTCCGCAGGCAGACATTCCTTGTGTGCAGCTCAGCCTGCGCAGCGACCTTGACCCGGCTGCGCATATTGCGGTCGGGCGGGCACTGGCGCCGTTGCGCGACGAAGGTGTTCTGATTATCGGTTCGGGCAACACCTATCACAACATGCAAAAGATGATGCAGGCGATGCGGGGTGGCGCTGCGGGTGCCGTGAACGGGCAGGAATTTGACCGCTGGCTAAGCGATGCCGTGACCCGCCCCGATCCTGCAGAGCGTGATCGGATGCTGGCACAGTGGGACGCCGCCCCCGGTGCCCGCGAGGCAAACCCGCGCGAGGAACATCTGCTTCCGCTGCATGTGGTCGCGGGGGCGGCCCTTGCCGACAAAGGCGTGAAAACGCTGGAGGATCACGTGCTCGGCGCCGTCGAAAGCGCGTTCACCTTCGGCTGA
- a CDS encoding SDR family oxidoreductase, which produces MTNIQDGPFIVTGASGQLGRQVIDNLLAAGASPIIAVSRSPEKLAELADKGVEARKGDFNDPASLTAAFSGGKRLLIISTDDLEPGKRLVAHKNAVAAATKEGITHIVYTSLTNPVEESPITFSKDHSDTEALIKETGANYTILRNNLYTDLVLMGGGQSIGMGQHFAAAGEGKTGYVTRSDCARAAAAALMQETGSSVLDITGPEAVSQGDIAAILSELSSKDIPYIPISTDELVQGMIGAGLPEHMAKVFASFDEAMAKDYLSVATDDLESLTGQAGQSVRDFLIANKPALLTPQAQ; this is translated from the coding sequence ATGACGAACATTCAAGACGGTCCTTTCATCGTCACCGGTGCATCCGGCCAGCTTGGCCGACAGGTTATCGACAATCTGCTTGCGGCCGGGGCCAGCCCGATCATCGCCGTTTCCCGTTCGCCGGAAAAGCTGGCTGAACTGGCTGACAAAGGTGTCGAGGCCCGCAAGGGTGATTTCAACGACCCTGCGTCGCTGACGGCGGCTTTTTCAGGTGGCAAGCGTCTGCTCATCATCTCGACCGACGATCTGGAACCAGGCAAGCGGTTGGTAGCGCATAAAAACGCCGTCGCCGCCGCGACGAAAGAAGGTATCACGCATATCGTCTATACATCGCTGACGAACCCGGTTGAGGAAAGCCCGATCACGTTCTCCAAGGATCACAGCGACACCGAGGCGTTGATCAAGGAAACCGGTGCCAACTATACCATCCTGCGCAACAACCTTTACACCGATCTGGTACTGATGGGTGGTGGTCAAAGCATCGGCATGGGGCAACATTTTGCCGCTGCTGGCGAGGGAAAAACCGGATATGTCACCCGCTCCGACTGCGCCCGCGCCGCCGCGGCGGCCCTGATGCAGGAAACCGGTTCAAGTGTTCTGGACATTACCGGACCGGAGGCAGTTTCCCAAGGTGACATCGCGGCCATCCTGTCGGAACTATCGAGCAAGGACATTCCCTATATCCCGATCTCAACCGACGAACTGGTCCAGGGCATGATCGGCGCCGGTTTGCCCGAGCACATGGCAAAGGTCTTTGCGTCCTTCGACGAGGCGATGGCGAAGGATTATCTGAGCGTTGCAACGGACGATCTGGAAAGCCTGACCGGGCAAGCGGGGCAGTCGGTGCGTGATTTCCTGATTGCCAACAAGCCTGCCCTGCTGACCCCACAGGCGCAATGA